From the genome of Flavobacterium ovatum, one region includes:
- a CDS encoding cation diffusion facilitator family transporter — translation MSNQEKAIQTTYFSIIGNTALAIIKGFAGVFGNSYALIADAIESTTDIFASLLVLFGIKYSSRPADKNHPYGHGRAEPLITFLVVVFLITSATVIAYKSINNISTPHDLPESWTLVVLGVIIVWKEYSYRLVLGRSMEVNSSSLKADAWHHRADAITSVTAFVGISTALILGKGYEAADDWAALFASGFILYNSYLIFRPALGEIMDEHLYDDVVENIRLVATTVDGILGTEKCFIRKAGMVYHVDLHARVNSAITVKEGHDLAHKLKDTLKLEIPKLGHILIHIEPD, via the coding sequence ATGTCAAACCAAGAGAAAGCGATACAAACGACTTACTTTAGTATAATAGGAAATACTGCTTTAGCAATTATTAAAGGTTTTGCTGGAGTTTTTGGGAATTCTTATGCCTTGATTGCAGATGCAATTGAATCAACCACGGACATTTTTGCTTCGCTGTTAGTCTTGTTTGGAATTAAATATTCGAGTAGACCGGCAGATAAAAACCATCCTTATGGTCATGGTAGGGCAGAACCCTTGATAACCTTTTTAGTAGTTGTTTTTTTAATAACCTCGGCAACGGTGATTGCTTATAAAAGTATCAACAATATTAGTACTCCACATGATTTACCTGAATCGTGGACCTTAGTGGTTTTGGGAGTGATTATTGTCTGGAAAGAATACTCCTACCGTCTAGTTTTAGGAAGAAGTATGGAGGTTAATAGCTCCTCTTTGAAGGCTGATGCTTGGCACCATCGAGCTGATGCAATCACTTCGGTCACAGCATTTGTAGGAATTAGTACTGCATTGATTTTAGGCAAAGGCTATGAAGCGGCTGATGATTGGGCGGCTTTATTTGCTTCGGGTTTTATATTATACAATAGCTACTTAATTTTTAGACCAGCTTTAGGTGAAATTATGGACGAGCATTTATATGATGATGTTGTTGAAAACATAAGGTTAGTAGCAACTACCGTGGACGGAATCCTAGGGACTGAAAAATGTTTTATTCGAAAAGCCGGAATGGTCTATCATGTTGATTTACATGCCAGAGTAAACTCAGCAATTACAGTGAAAGAAGGGCATGACTTGGCTCACAAATTAAAAGACACCTTGAAACTTGAAATCCCTAAATTGGGACATATCTTGATTCATATCGAGCCAGATTAG
- a CDS encoding S41 family peptidase, which yields MKKIILFAFVILFFTQCTSVKKQNAHLDKFISTEKLKLDVDFTYKKLQQLHPNLYGYISQSVLDSKFDSLKQTITQPLKPLDFYKKLSPVVAAIRQGHTHLYAPTTVFTKRETKTLLKKGIGPLSQFDFNFSHDKLFVIKNKSANKTIQPGTEVIAINHLKPKDLIAEYNTFYTSDGYNTTLKKSQSGKKFSAFFTVENGIRDSLEYQFKYKDSIKKITIRRLKTDTTENEVAKNKLLKAKPKLTSAEKEALKGLKSKKKINGYNKDSKNYNRNLDFIKKDSSVVLMKIRAFKNGNYKTFYKQSFETLKKHQTQTLILDLRDNGGGRLTEIANLYSYLSDSTFVFLQKSEVVSRASLFKGAYFHGGSLPVKALKVLFSPFIYSYLLLTVQKAENGKNYYATETRKHKVNKNAFKGKIYVLINGGSFSASSIISSNLKGSKRATFVGEETGGDYNGTVAGFMPVLPLPNSNLKIRIGIMAMSPYYSTEIKGHGIFPDTQISPTLEDVLTPKDSELKWILEDLKKQ from the coding sequence ATGAAAAAAATAATTTTATTCGCTTTTGTAATTTTATTTTTCACTCAGTGTACTTCTGTAAAAAAACAGAATGCACATTTGGACAAATTCATTTCTACAGAAAAACTAAAATTAGATGTTGATTTCACCTATAAAAAACTACAACAGCTACACCCTAATTTATACGGATACATTAGTCAATCCGTTTTAGACTCCAAGTTTGACAGCCTAAAACAAACAATTACTCAACCATTGAAACCGCTTGATTTTTACAAAAAACTGAGCCCAGTAGTTGCAGCCATTAGACAAGGACATACACATCTATATGCACCGACTACCGTTTTTACCAAAAGAGAAACCAAAACATTACTAAAAAAAGGCATAGGTCCTCTTTCACAATTTGACTTTAATTTTAGCCATGACAAACTGTTTGTTATTAAAAACAAATCAGCTAATAAAACAATACAACCAGGAACGGAAGTTATTGCCATAAACCACCTAAAACCAAAAGACTTAATTGCAGAATACAACACATTCTATACCTCAGATGGTTACAATACTACTTTAAAAAAATCACAATCTGGCAAGAAATTTTCTGCTTTCTTTACTGTAGAAAATGGTATTCGTGATAGCTTGGAATACCAGTTTAAATACAAGGACAGTATAAAAAAAATCACGATAAGAAGACTAAAAACAGATACTACAGAAAATGAAGTTGCAAAAAACAAACTATTAAAAGCAAAACCAAAACTTACATCAGCCGAAAAGGAAGCACTTAAAGGCTTAAAAAGCAAGAAAAAAATAAATGGTTATAATAAGGACTCTAAAAATTATAATCGAAATTTAGATTTTATAAAAAAAGACAGTAGTGTTGTTCTAATGAAAATTAGGGCTTTTAAAAATGGTAATTATAAGACCTTTTACAAACAAAGTTTTGAAACACTCAAAAAACACCAAACTCAAACCTTAATACTCGATTTAAGAGACAATGGTGGCGGCCGCCTTACTGAAATTGCTAATTTATATTCCTATTTATCGGATTCTACATTTGTATTTCTACAAAAATCGGAAGTGGTTTCTCGAGCTAGCTTATTTAAAGGAGCATATTTTCATGGGGGTTCATTACCTGTAAAAGCTTTGAAAGTACTTTTTTCTCCCTTTATCTATTCCTATTTGTTACTCACTGTCCAGAAAGCTGAAAACGGTAAAAACTATTATGCTACCGAAACAAGAAAGCACAAAGTAAATAAAAATGCTTTTAAAGGAAAAATATATGTGCTTATCAATGGCGGTAGTTTTTCAGCTTCCAGTATTATTTCGTCAAACTTAAAAGGATCAAAACGAGCGACTTTTGTAGGAGAAGAAACGGGCGGCGATTATAATGGCACCGTGGCTGGTTTTATGCCTGTACTGCCATTACCAAATTCTAATTTGAAAATAAGGATTGGCATTATGGCCATGAGCCCCTATTACTCGACCGAAATTAAGGGACACGGCATTTTCCCTGACACACAAATTAGTCCAACTCTTGAAGATGTGCTTACACCCAAAGACTCAGAACTCAAATGGATTTTAGAAGACCTTAAAAAACAATAG
- a CDS encoding type II 3-dehydroquinate dehydratase gives MKICIINGPNLNLLGKREPEVYGTLTFEEYFTGLQIKYPTIDFVYYQSNIEGELIDKIQEFGFNYNGIILNAGAYTHTSIGIGDAIKAITTPVIEVHISNTFSRESFRHQSYISGNAKGVILGFGLKSYDLAIQSFL, from the coding sequence ATGAAAATCTGCATCATTAACGGACCTAACCTCAACCTACTAGGCAAAAGAGAACCAGAAGTTTACGGAACTCTCACTTTTGAAGAATATTTTACTGGCTTACAAATAAAGTACCCAACAATTGATTTTGTCTACTATCAGAGTAATATTGAAGGGGAATTAATTGATAAAATTCAAGAATTCGGCTTCAACTATAATGGAATCATCCTCAATGCAGGCGCCTACACCCATACTTCTATTGGTATTGGTGACGCAATCAAAGCCATCACAACGCCCGTAATTGAAGTACATATATCTAACACGTTTTCACGAGAAAGCTTCAGACATCAATCCTATATTTCAGGAAATGCTAAAGGAGTTATTCTAGGTTTTGGACTAAAAAGTTACGATTTAGCTATACAGTCTTTCCTTTAA
- a CDS encoding porin family protein → MKKTILIASLLLGITTISQAQSIRLGVKGGINYANQNGTEITLNLTNYNNSDAITSYHAGLVAEIKLLENIAIQPELLYSTQGATYKNATEEFKNELGYISIPVVAKIYLSKSLSLEAGPQASFLLSERNKFDYKESQTFEFAAVAGLGLNITKNLFLQARYGVGLTEASKDAQTKNSTFQISAGILF, encoded by the coding sequence ATGAAAAAGACAATTTTAATCGCCTCTTTATTACTAGGAATAACAACAATTTCTCAAGCACAATCCATACGCTTAGGTGTTAAAGGAGGAATTAATTACGCTAATCAAAATGGAACAGAAATCACCCTAAACTTGACTAACTACAATAATTCAGACGCCATCACCAGCTATCATGCAGGTCTAGTTGCTGAAATTAAATTATTAGAGAACATAGCCATTCAGCCAGAACTTTTATACTCCACTCAAGGTGCTACCTATAAAAATGCAACGGAAGAATTTAAAAACGAATTAGGATACATCTCGATCCCTGTTGTTGCTAAAATATATTTAAGCAAGAGTCTAAGTTTAGAAGCAGGACCTCAAGCATCTTTCTTGTTAAGTGAGAGAAACAAATTTGACTACAAAGAGTCACAAACTTTTGAATTTGCAGCTGTAGCAGGATTAGGATTAAACATAACTAAAAATCTATTTTTACAAGCTCGATATGGAGTAGGACTTACTGAAGCTAGTAAAGATGCTCAAACTAAGAATTCAACTTTTCAAATTTCGGCTGGAATTCTTTTCTAA
- a CDS encoding porin family protein — translation MNKIILAVLVVFIAVHVQGQEAKFGLKGGANVSLFGSKVDTKVGFQIGLFSKIKLADKWYVQPEALYLEQSVKRDNFSVGSVVVDNGTIKLSFIYVPVVVKYYLVNQLYLESGPQVGFLIDTKATVDYQGSTVEPDVSDEFKKVDFGFNFGTGYDFSEQFSLGIRYYVGITKMANSDYVKDYYNRNSILSLSAAYTF, via the coding sequence ATGAATAAAATTATTTTAGCTGTTTTAGTTGTTTTTATTGCTGTTCATGTTCAGGGACAAGAAGCTAAATTTGGCCTAAAAGGTGGCGCTAATGTTTCCTTGTTTGGTAGTAAAGTAGATACCAAAGTTGGTTTTCAAATTGGTCTTTTTTCTAAAATTAAATTAGCAGATAAATGGTATGTACAACCAGAAGCTTTGTATCTGGAACAATCTGTAAAACGAGATAATTTTTCTGTTGGTTCGGTTGTAGTTGATAATGGAACTATTAAATTATCTTTTATTTATGTTCCAGTTGTAGTTAAATATTATTTAGTAAATCAATTGTACTTGGAGTCTGGGCCTCAAGTTGGTTTTTTGATAGATACAAAAGCAACTGTGGATTATCAGGGAAGTACAGTAGAGCCTGATGTGAGTGATGAGTTTAAAAAGGTTGATTTTGGTTTCAATTTTGGAACGGGATATGATTTTAGTGAACAATTTTCTTTGGGTATTCGTTATTATGTTGGAATTACAAAAATGGCAAATTCGGATTATGTAAAAGATTATTATAACCGCAATAGCATTTTGTCGCTATCTGCGGCTTATACGTTTTAA
- the xerD gene encoding site-specific tyrosine recombinase XerD, with the protein MSWTTFIKNYQSYLKIERGLSKNTVENYTFDIERLRQFLDANQIVVSPLKIAEETLQQFIYSIATQVNARSQARIISGLKSFFSYLIFEDYRVDNPLELIESPKIGRKLPDTLAVEEIDSLIKAIDLSTNEGERNRAMLEMLYGCGLRVSELVTLKISDLFFEEGFIKVTGKGNKQRFVPVSALSQKYIQIYRDTVRSHVTIKKGSEDTLFLNRRGNQLTRAMIFTIIKNLAVEIGLHKKISPHTFRHSFATHLLENGADLRSIQLMLGHESITTTEVYLHLDRKFLAEVMNTYHPRK; encoded by the coding sequence ATGAGTTGGACTACATTTATTAAAAACTATCAATCGTATCTCAAAATTGAACGGGGCTTGTCTAAAAATACCGTCGAGAATTACACTTTTGATATTGAGCGATTGCGTCAATTTTTGGACGCCAATCAAATAGTAGTTTCTCCGCTAAAAATTGCTGAGGAAACCCTCCAGCAATTTATTTATTCGATAGCTACTCAGGTAAATGCCCGTTCACAAGCTAGAATTATTTCTGGACTTAAAAGTTTTTTTAGTTATTTAATCTTTGAGGATTATCGAGTTGATAATCCATTAGAATTAATTGAAAGTCCTAAAATTGGTCGGAAATTACCAGATACTTTGGCGGTAGAAGAAATTGACTCATTGATTAAAGCTATCGATTTGTCCACTAATGAAGGAGAACGCAATCGTGCCATGCTGGAAATGTTGTATGGTTGTGGTTTACGGGTATCGGAACTTGTAACCTTGAAGATTTCTGATTTGTTTTTTGAAGAAGGATTTATTAAGGTTACCGGAAAAGGAAATAAACAACGGTTTGTACCTGTTAGCGCATTGTCTCAAAAGTACATTCAGATTTATAGAGATACTGTTCGTTCTCATGTGACGATAAAAAAAGGCAGTGAGGATACTTTGTTTTTGAATCGAAGAGGAAATCAATTGACAAGGGCAATGATTTTTACGATAATTAAAAACCTAGCTGTTGAAATAGGATTGCATAAAAAAATAAGTCCTCATACTTTTAGGCATTCATTTGCGACTCATTTATTAGAAAATGGTGCTGATCTTCGTTCTATTCAATTAATGCTTGGACATGAGTCTATAACCACTACAGAGGTATATTTACATCTAGATCGAAAATTCTTGGCCGAGGTGATGAATACATACCATCCAAGGAAGTAA
- the rny gene encoding ribonuclease Y has protein sequence MDIVTIVISGIIGIAGGFSIAKIIEKSNISNLIKNAKKEASSILKDANLEAENIKKDKILQAKEKFIELKSEHEQVILARDKKVAEVEKRTRDKESQISNELSKAKKINDDFESKTTELSSKVEILEKKQTEVEKLHKSQLQQLEVISGLSTEDAKNQLIEGLKTEAKSQAMSHIQDTIEEAKLTAQQEAKKIIINTIQRVGTEEAVENCVSVFNIESDDVKGRIIGREGRNIRALEAATGVEIIVDDTPEAIILSCFDPVRREIARLALHKLVTDGRIHPARIEEVVAKTAKQIDDEIIEVGKRTVIDLGIHGLHPELIKVVGRMKYRSSYGQNLLQHSREVSKLCGIMAAELGLNVKLAKRAGLLHDIGKVPDAESDLPHALLGMQWAEKFGEKEEVCNAIGAHHDEIEMKSLLSPIIQVCDAISGARPGARRQVLDSYIQRLKDLEEVAYGFNGVKNAYAIQAGRELRVIVESEKVSDDNAATLSFEISQKIQTEMTYPGQVKVTVIRETRAVNIAK, from the coding sequence ATGGACATAGTAACAATCGTCATCTCAGGGATTATAGGTATTGCAGGAGGTTTTAGCATCGCAAAAATCATAGAAAAAAGCAATATTTCTAATTTAATTAAAAACGCAAAAAAAGAGGCTTCGTCTATATTAAAAGACGCTAATCTTGAAGCAGAAAACATAAAAAAGGATAAAATTCTTCAAGCCAAAGAAAAATTTATCGAACTAAAATCAGAACACGAACAAGTGATTTTAGCTAGAGACAAAAAAGTTGCCGAAGTTGAGAAAAGAACTAGAGACAAAGAATCTCAAATCTCTAACGAACTATCTAAAGCTAAGAAAATCAACGATGATTTTGAAAGTAAAACAACTGAGTTAAGCTCTAAAGTCGAAATTTTAGAGAAAAAACAAACGGAGGTTGAAAAACTTCATAAGAGCCAATTACAGCAACTGGAAGTAATTTCTGGATTATCAACTGAGGACGCTAAAAACCAATTGATTGAAGGATTAAAAACAGAAGCTAAATCCCAAGCGATGTCTCATATACAAGACACGATTGAAGAAGCTAAACTTACCGCTCAACAAGAAGCTAAAAAAATCATTATCAATACCATCCAAAGAGTTGGTACAGAGGAAGCGGTAGAAAACTGCGTATCTGTTTTCAACATTGAATCTGATGATGTAAAAGGAAGAATCATTGGTCGTGAAGGTCGTAACATTAGAGCTCTAGAAGCTGCTACAGGAGTAGAAATCATTGTTGACGATACACCTGAAGCAATTATTCTTTCTTGTTTTGACCCCGTACGTAGAGAAATCGCTCGTTTGGCTTTACATAAATTAGTAACTGACGGTCGTATTCATCCAGCTCGTATTGAAGAAGTGGTTGCTAAAACAGCGAAACAAATTGATGACGAAATTATTGAAGTAGGTAAACGTACCGTTATTGATTTAGGAATTCACGGTTTACACCCAGAATTAATTAAAGTAGTTGGTCGTATGAAATACCGCTCTTCTTACGGACAAAACTTATTACAACACTCAAGAGAAGTTTCTAAGCTTTGTGGAATAATGGCTGCCGAATTAGGCTTAAACGTCAAGCTAGCTAAAAGAGCAGGTTTACTTCACGATATTGGAAAAGTGCCAGATGCTGAAAGTGATTTACCTCACGCTTTATTAGGAATGCAATGGGCTGAGAAATTTGGAGAAAAAGAAGAAGTTTGTAATGCAATTGGAGCTCACCACGACGAGATCGAAATGAAATCTTTGTTGTCTCCAATCATTCAAGTATGTGATGCCATTTCAGGTGCTAGACCAGGAGCAAGAAGACAAGTATTAGATTCTTATATTCAACGTTTGAAAGACCTTGAAGAAGTAGCTTACGGATTCAACGGTGTGAAAAATGCTTACGCAATTCAAGCGGGTAGAGAACTTCGAGTAATTGTTGAAAGTGAAAAAGTATCTGACGATAACGCTGCTACCTTATCATTTGAAATTTCTCAAAAAATTCAAACTGAAATGACTTATCCAGGTCAAGTTAAAGTAACTGTAATTAGAGAAACTAGAGCGGTAAATATCGCAAAATAA
- a CDS encoding cell division protein ZapA, producing the protein MDEKLKIKISVADRVYPLTVDPSQEEGLRSASKKIDTMIKQFEENYAVRDKQDVLAMCALQFASQVEQKQIDNAINGDETMNRLNKINALLDHYLDK; encoded by the coding sequence ATGGACGAAAAGCTTAAAATTAAAATATCAGTTGCAGACAGAGTCTATCCGTTAACGGTGGATCCATCTCAGGAAGAAGGACTTAGAAGTGCTTCTAAAAAAATTGATACTATGATTAAGCAGTTTGAAGAAAATTACGCTGTTCGTGACAAGCAAGATGTTTTGGCTATGTGCGCCTTACAATTTGCCTCACAAGTGGAACAGAAACAAATTGACAATGCTATTAATGGAGACGAAACCATGAATAGATTAAATAAAATCAATGCGTTACTAGACCATTATCTCGATAAATAA
- a CDS encoding M23 family metallopeptidase: MKFYSLLLLFSTVLLAQNNYPKDYFGVPLDIPMQVSGNFAELRPNHFHAGFDLRTNGREGAAVHAVADGFVSRIKISPYGNGSAVYIDHPNGFTSVYCHLQKTEGPIADFIHKAQYNQKSFEVEMFPKANELVVKKGEIIALTGNTGSSEGPHLHFEFRDTKTEKIINPLHFGYDKFLNDTRKPTVAALYVYPVDDKTSVNQSKRPIMLNLSLQKDGTYLASKVSANGKIGFGITADDYDAVSKSKNGIYKIQSYLNGKPSFGFQMDTYSFDEMRYINALIDYPKYRKTGQRVQKLFMSTPYPLSIIKTDNTNGVVTVRPNLTSVYRIDVADFHGNTTTINVPISFDTMSTVIDKEPVVSNYFVKVNRENIFTKNNWSVFFPAGTFYDNFDMNFDVRGDSLYLHDEMTPVHSSFTITVEDSKYPEGQSDKVFIADIDSRGRTGYNGTSRKGNVFTAKVKSLGKYTLATDTTKPSISIGNSIEGKWLSSQKSLQLSISDSGSGIKSYNGYLNGVWALFEYDYKTRKIIHDFSDGIVAEGANDLKVIVTDNVGNSTTFETRFYRSQK; this comes from the coding sequence ATGAAATTTTATAGTTTATTATTGTTGTTTTCAACTGTTCTATTGGCTCAAAATAATTACCCAAAAGATTATTTTGGAGTACCATTAGACATTCCAATGCAGGTTTCTGGTAATTTTGCAGAATTGAGACCCAATCATTTTCACGCTGGTTTTGACCTCAGAACTAACGGAAGAGAAGGTGCTGCGGTTCATGCAGTTGCTGATGGATTTGTTTCAAGAATAAAAATTTCACCTTATGGAAACGGAAGTGCCGTATATATCGATCATCCGAATGGTTTTACCTCTGTTTATTGTCATTTGCAAAAAACGGAAGGGCCAATAGCTGACTTTATTCATAAGGCTCAATACAACCAAAAATCATTTGAAGTTGAAATGTTTCCAAAAGCAAATGAATTGGTAGTTAAGAAAGGAGAGATTATCGCTTTAACGGGAAATACAGGCTCTTCAGAAGGACCACATTTGCATTTCGAATTCCGTGATACTAAAACAGAGAAGATTATTAATCCGCTTCATTTTGGGTATGACAAATTTTTAAATGATACTAGAAAACCAACCGTTGCGGCCTTATATGTCTATCCTGTAGATGATAAAACTAGCGTTAATCAGTCTAAAAGACCTATTATGCTCAATCTAAGCTTGCAAAAAGACGGAACTTACCTTGCTAGTAAAGTGTCAGCCAATGGGAAAATTGGTTTTGGAATTACTGCGGATGATTATGATGCAGTTTCTAAAAGTAAGAACGGTATTTATAAAATACAATCTTATTTGAATGGGAAACCTAGTTTTGGTTTTCAAATGGATACTTATTCTTTTGATGAAATGAGATATATCAACGCGTTAATTGATTATCCAAAATATAGAAAAACAGGTCAACGCGTTCAAAAATTATTTATGAGTACTCCCTATCCATTAAGTATCATTAAAACAGATAATACTAATGGAGTAGTTACGGTCAGGCCTAATTTGACTTCTGTTTATCGCATTGACGTAGCCGATTTTCACGGGAATACAACGACGATCAATGTGCCTATTAGTTTTGATACGATGAGTACTGTTATTGATAAAGAACCTGTAGTCTCAAACTATTTTGTTAAAGTGAACCGCGAAAATATTTTTACTAAGAATAATTGGTCAGTATTTTTTCCAGCGGGTACTTTTTACGATAATTTTGATATGAATTTTGATGTTCGTGGGGATAGTTTGTATTTACATGATGAAATGACCCCCGTTCATTCTAGTTTTACAATTACGGTAGAAGATTCTAAATATCCCGAAGGCCAAAGTGATAAAGTGTTTATTGCCGATATCGATTCTAGAGGTAGAACTGGTTATAATGGTACTTCTCGAAAAGGGAATGTGTTTACAGCCAAAGTAAAATCATTAGGAAAGTATACTTTAGCTACTGACACTACGAAACCATCAATTTCTATTGGGAATTCTATAGAAGGAAAATGGTTAAGTTCTCAAAAATCATTACAATTGTCTATCAGCGATAGTGGTTCAGGAATTAAATCCTATAACGGTTATTTGAATGGAGTTTGGGCGTTGTTTGAATATGATTATAAGACGAGAAAAATTATTCATGATTTCAGTGACGGCATTGTTGCTGAAGGTGCTAATGATTTGAAAGTTATTGTTACAGATAACGTAGGGAATTCAACTACCTTTGAAACACGTTTTTATAGAAGTCAAAAATAA